GTCGAGGACGTCATCGGAGACTTAGATCTAGTCGCCAAGCCATGCCCTCTTCCCTAGCATAAAAGGATATTAAAGTGTGTCCATGGTGGATTGAAGCTTTGATTTATTTTCAACAGTGATAATCAGTGGGTTTGGGTCCCACAACCACCACCGGAACAAACACCCTTGAACCCATCACCCATGTCCACCACCGGAACAAACACCCTTAAACCACCAccgtgtgacaaccggtaattaacgcctcttaattacgcgattaacaaatgTTTAGGACGATAATGAACAACGTTTAAGACATAAATAAACTTAATTAGGCCCTTAGTAATCTTAGGAACGCCTATTCGACTTTACAGTGCGCGTATGGCGAACTGCGGAGATACTGCTGGAAATCAGACGGTAATGAACTGACACCGTacaaatactgacaacgccgacaaatacaaATTTTATACGAATAACTTAAACATAAGGATATGCACAACTATAAATTTCATGTATTGTGATTCTATTAAGTCTAGATTTTATGCCTAAATTTCATTTAGACTTTTTATTGAAACTTCATGAATCTTTATTTTAAACATGGTTTATATATCAAATTTCTAGTTACTAATAAATAACATTCAAGAATCAGATACCATATTTTATTTCATCTATCATCTCATATCACTTTTCTTAATTTGTTGCTACCATCGATGGGATTAAAGAACAAAAGCAAGACCAAACTCAACATTATTTGCCATtggattattttattatatcCACTTTACTTGAATAATGATTTATCAAGAAAAATTCGTTGGCTAGGCTTTAACAGCCACTTTTCATCACATGTTAATcctcatttttttttatttgtatatCATTATTATATTAGTTCTTGTCAAGCTTTGTAAGAGTTGGTCAACAAATCTCTAGCCATTTTCTTCATTCAACTACTAATCAGTAGTagtaaaagaaaagaaagacaTGACAAAAAGCCAACATGTTGTTCATGCGTGCAAGTAATGTTAATACATAGGCAATACCCATATCTTTGCAATAAAGGCACATAACCTTATCCTTAccttcatttttttttgaaatcccAGACACACAACCATTCTGTACACTCCTCACCTTCACTCCCATTTGTGAAGAAAAACCCTAATACCCTATTATTCCCAGTCGACACCCCATCTATTCCCCTCTCTCTCGTGCAACACCTACTCCGGCGACGGAGCCGGAGGTGCCGGCTGGTGCCGGTTGTTCTTGTTCCGTTGTGATCTcaaccccaaccacaaccacaaacctCCTCCTTCCTCTCCGATCTAAACGAAACCCGGTCACCGGTGCCGGTCGTATACCGGCCACTGTTGTGGCCATGTTCTCCAGCGACAAACACACACCTATAACCCCTCACCCGTTCGTGTCTGACTGGCGACGAAAGTGGTAGCGCCGTCACAAGCGGCGGCGGCGGCCGTTGTTTCCGTTGAAGATGACGATAATGATTAAACTGATGACAGTGCTGGGGATTGACGAAGGTGATGGTGATGTTAATGGATCGGAGCGGCGGACGGCTGATAGCGGGTCAGCCGTTcacggtggtggcggcggtggcacTTATTTCCGACAAAATCTTACGGTAAACCCTCCCAAATCCCACTTTTCTGTTAACTATTTCAAGATTCGGGTGTTTTGACAGGAacgtttttctgattttttttttattattattccGGTAAAAATCAACGAGAATGAGGATGATGATGTTCAAGTGTAGGTAGTAATAGTGGTGGTGCTATTGAACCGGTTAGAGTTTTGGTCTCGGGTTTCAACCCGAGTCAGTCATGGTCGCATGAGTTCAGGTCAACAGGGGGTTCTCACAGTTCGGGTTTCGAGTTCAATGTTCGGGTCAACTCGGTCAACTGGTCAACCCGGGTCAAACCCGGTCAAACCAGTCAACAGCAGTCAACTGGTTAGCCGTGGTTCGGGTCAGGTTGTTTCAGTCTCGGAGTATGCAGTTTGGTTCAGTTCGAGCGGTTCGGTTTCGGGTCCCGGTTAAAACAAGGTCAACAGATTGTCAAACACGGTCAGATTCGGTCAACTTCAGTCAACGCAAGATGCGGTGAAGTTCAATCGACGCGGAATTTCTAATTATCTAGTTATAGATTTTTATttatacgcgaccgagctcgaaaCCGAATACATTAGTAAATTATTCACGCTTTTGCATTTGAcgaaaagttatatatatatatatatatatatatatatatatatatatatatatatatatattgcttgTTGACAATTGTTGAGTTTTTGACAAAATACGACGACTTTTATTGTCGGGTTGTTCCAAAAACAGAgaaaactctgcccgattttcatTAAAAACCTGAATTACAAACCGTGATTATATCTTAAAAACGACACCAATCGAAATTCTAGTtttcttataaaaaaaaaataaatatagaagTATATTTATTTTAGCGGTGTTATATAACATATAAGGCGGATTACTAACAAACATAATCGTTTATATTTACTCTAAACGTCGTTACtcgtattttttttttataaaataaatataattgtttatatttatttcagatGCCGTTTATGtttataaatataattgttttatatttatttcaaacgacgTTACTTCGTGTTAGATTATAAAATCAATTTAATCGCTTACATTTATTTTAAAGGTCGACTTTAAACTTTCTTACGAactaaatatagtttttatatttagttCAAACGACTGAATTCGGAGTTTATATTTTAAACTCACGACTTaaaatatatgtgtatatatatacacacacttttATTTCCATCTTACGAAAACTACAACGACATGAACCGCTATCCACCTACGTATGTCTATTCACGACGACTAACACGACATCGcaagtatatatttatatttgaatatataaatatatataccttaatcactcgaaaactaagtcgatctcgagacttagttttatcccgaatatatacgggatcaaataaccatcgATCGATTATCCTAAGTCAAGATAACAACTACCTTAGGGTCGTTTaattaacgactcggtagagctcggacacgtagtttagctacgtttaaattagaaaacttataagtattccttcgtaggaatgtcaTAGGTGCACGCTAGCTAATTCACGGTCTCggaacgacactacggaatcacgctaagctagctttgcacaggaatgttaaggtgagttcataacccccactttttactgttttacatttttataaatgttttcgggggtggaaagacatgcaagttttgcaaaaataaacaacttttcgttgaacgaaaactcatatttctaaaccatattgcgaatggatttcaaggaactcaaatggtttacgaacggtttatattaaacataccggttttacaaaacaaacgcgtattttcacaaacgtgcatgattttcatgactagtgaaaagaatgtcctagttactacaacgggactgggttgttctgcgtacgaacaacgagacaacccaatgggtttatgtccccctttttcttttgaaatacatattaactagggtatgattaagctatgtaatgaactcttggatcacgtgcgaataggcgctaacttaggcaccattaatccttttaaggaccacggaacagggggtagatctatcgggtacgggcgagccccactcacggtccttgtgcggccacttagagtgcttttgtgtccctgtcgaagtgaatcgacacttaaatcgtctaccgggttgagtgcttcctatgtcggcacacatattaatgtcttagctacacattaatgatcaacatgttcatagacgcattacatacctacttataaactgaactttcaaatgtttttaagattcatttgatgtaaactcacaaatacatggatttacaaactttggtaacgtttttcaaattatacctaagtaagaggacgcgctgatcctgcttacaaaggtgcgtttgggctcggcccattctctctcgtgcaatgcacaaagattattgtgggctagactcacagtttttcatatatcatgccaagaaaataattttactgtattttctcaacaactttgaaaccggttatcaaaaagatttattttaaatcttttcaaaacaaactatgaactcgctcaactttatgttgactttttcgcatgttctttctcaggttgcatttttaaaactaaggaacggttggaataggagaacccatggaaattcgagtacctagcaggcgttcactgtttagaagtcttagccttttgcttccgctgtgcaatgaagataccggtccagtcacgccagctctgatatttcggggtgtgacacaccgTCCACCACAAACCACCGAATACCTAAAACCACCCTGCCACCTTTCCAACGCCGACGAGCAGTTGCCGGGAAATCAGCGTCTCCGCCGTCTTCTCTGCTTctccgatctctctctctctctctcgttgccACCACCACAGTCGTGGCCGGCCATTAAATCGAGGCGGA
The Helianthus annuus cultivar XRQ/B chromosome 6, HanXRQr2.0-SUNRISE, whole genome shotgun sequence genome window above contains:
- the LOC110865966 gene encoding uncharacterized protein LOC110865966, which encodes MTIMIKLMTVLGIDEGDGDVNGSERRTADSGSAVHGGGGGGTYFRQNLTVVIVVVLLNRLEFWSRVSTRVSHGRMSSGQQGVLTVRVSSSMFGSTRSTGQPGSNPVKPVNSSQLVSRGSGQVVSVSEYAVWFSSSGSVSGPG